From Rhodanobacteraceae bacterium, the proteins below share one genomic window:
- a CDS encoding SDR family oxidoreductase: MSLAGKRIAITGAFGSLGAAVVQAALQAGAQVAAIDRADAPPAAVDLGGAKNFGGVDLADTAQAKTAIDAAAKALGGLDALVNIAGTFRWETLADGSPETFDLLYRINLRTAVAASKAALAHLPDGGRIVNIGAASALKAGAGVGAYTASKSGVMRFTESLAEELKERGITVNAVLPSIIDTPPNRKDMPKADFGKWVRPEQLADVIVFLLSDRASAITGALIPVTGRV, from the coding sequence ATGTCCCTCGCAGGCAAACGCATCGCCATCACCGGCGCGTTCGGTTCGCTGGGCGCGGCGGTAGTGCAGGCCGCGCTGCAAGCGGGCGCGCAGGTCGCGGCGATCGACCGTGCCGATGCGCCGCCCGCTGCGGTCGATCTCGGCGGCGCAAAAAATTTCGGTGGCGTCGATCTTGCCGACACCGCGCAGGCGAAAACCGCGATCGACGCCGCGGCGAAGGCGCTGGGCGGACTGGATGCGCTGGTCAACATCGCGGGCACGTTCCGCTGGGAGACGCTGGCCGATGGCAGTCCCGAAACGTTCGACCTTCTTTATCGCATCAACCTGCGCACCGCGGTCGCGGCCAGCAAGGCCGCGCTCGCGCACCTGCCCGATGGCGGGCGCATCGTCAACATCGGCGCGGCGTCCGCGCTGAAAGCCGGCGCGGGCGTGGGCGCCTACACGGCTTCGAAATCCGGCGTCATGCGTTTCACCGAATCGCTTGCCGAGGAATTGAAGGAACGCGGCATCACCGTCAATGCGGTGCTGCCGTCGATCATCGACACGCCGCCCAACCGCAAGGACATGCCCAAGGCGGATTTCGGCAAGTGGGTGAGGCCGGAACAACTCGCTGACGTGATCGTGTTCCTGCTGTCGGATCGGGCGTCCGCAATCACCGGTGCGTTGATTCCGGTGACGGGGCGGGTGTAG
- a CDS encoding Thiosulfate reductase cytochrome B subunit (membrane anchoring protein): protein MASIPEDVMPSSPAEAPPARRLRRVVYRHTLPLRIMHWINAICLLVLLGSGLQIFNAHPALYWGQRSTFERPWLSLGATQSRDGTLHGVTAIGSHRFDTTGWFGVSKANGQPTARGFPSWATIPGPQWLAMGRAWHFFFAWIFVINGVCFFLYALWTRHLTRDLIPTRRDWRGIGRSIVDHALLRHPHGEAALRYNVLQRIAYLVVIFFFGGGVVLMGLAMSPRMDSVLGWLVDLVGGRQSARSIHFLFAMGFIAFFLIHIFEVIVTGVGNNLRSIITGRYAIDAEAHDETHQ, encoded by the coding sequence ATGGCCAGCATTCCCGAAGACGTGATGCCTTCCTCGCCGGCCGAAGCGCCACCGGCGCGGAGACTGCGTCGCGTGGTGTATCGCCACACGCTGCCGCTGCGGATCATGCACTGGATCAACGCGATCTGCCTGCTGGTCCTGCTCGGCAGCGGCCTGCAGATCTTCAACGCTCACCCGGCGCTGTACTGGGGCCAGCGCTCGACCTTCGAGCGTCCGTGGCTGAGCCTCGGCGCCACCCAAAGCCGCGACGGAACCCTGCACGGCGTGACCGCCATCGGCAGCCATCGATTCGACACCACCGGCTGGTTCGGCGTGTCGAAGGCCAACGGCCAGCCGACGGCGCGCGGTTTCCCGAGCTGGGCGACGATTCCCGGCCCGCAATGGCTGGCAATGGGCCGCGCCTGGCATTTCTTCTTCGCGTGGATTTTCGTGATCAACGGCGTGTGTTTTTTTCTGTACGCGCTGTGGACACGGCATCTGACGCGCGACCTGATTCCGACGCGGCGCGACTGGCGCGGCATCGGCCGTTCGATCGTCGACCATGCGCTGCTGCGCCACCCGCACGGCGAAGCCGCGTTGCGCTACAACGTGCTGCAACGCATCGCCTATCTGGTGGTGATCTTCTTTTTCGGAGGCGGCGTGGTGCTGATGGGACTGGCAATGTCGCCGCGCATGGACTCGGTGCTGGGCTGGCTGGTGGACCTCGTCGGCGGCCGGCAATCGGCGCGCAGCATCCATTTCCTGTTTGCGATGGGTTTCATCGCGTTCTTCCTGATCCACATCTTCGAGGTAATCGTGACCGGCGTCGGCAACAACCTGCGCTCGATCATTACGGGCCGCTACGCGATCGACGCGGAGGCGCACGATGAAACTCATCAATAA
- a CDS encoding putative sufite oxidase, producing the protein MKLINKRRRFLRDALALTGAVALGGCDKLSETDWAPKVLGSATALSHAAQRALSRNALAREYTEADISPVFRANGSTDPQSAEYRALAANGFRDYRLAVGGLVAHPLSLSLDDLRALPNRTQITRHDCVEGWSVIGKWTGVQLSRVLKMAQPTQAARYVVFRCYDAMDDGSEYYESLGFDDAYHPQTLLAWELNGKTLPIPNGAPLRLRVPRQLGYKMAKYLRRIDLVASFEDIGDGNGGYWEDQGYQWYAGI; encoded by the coding sequence ATGAAACTCATCAATAAGCGCCGCCGCTTCCTGCGCGACGCGCTGGCGCTGACCGGCGCGGTCGCGCTGGGTGGTTGCGACAAATTGTCGGAAACCGACTGGGCGCCCAAGGTGCTCGGCAGCGCGACCGCATTGAGCCACGCCGCGCAACGCGCGCTGTCGCGCAACGCGCTGGCGCGCGAATACACGGAAGCCGACATCTCGCCGGTGTTCCGCGCCAACGGCAGCACCGATCCGCAATCGGCCGAATACCGCGCGCTCGCCGCCAACGGTTTTCGCGATTACAGGCTCGCCGTGGGCGGACTGGTCGCGCATCCGTTGTCGCTTTCGCTGGACGATTTGCGCGCGCTGCCCAACCGCACCCAGATCACCCGCCACGATTGCGTGGAAGGCTGGAGCGTGATCGGCAAGTGGACCGGCGTGCAGTTGTCGCGCGTACTGAAAATGGCGCAGCCCACGCAGGCTGCGCGCTACGTGGTGTTCCGCTGCTACGACGCGATGGACGACGGCAGCGAATACTACGAATCGCTGGGTTTCGACGACGCGTATCACCCGCAAACCTTGTTGGCATGGGAACTCAACGGCAAGACCTTGCCGATCCCGAACGGCGCGCCACTGCGCCTGCGCGTGCCGCGCCAGCTCGGCTACAAGATGGCGAAATACCTGCGCCGCATCGACCTGGTCGCGTCGTTCGAGGACATCGGCGACGGCAACGGCGGCTACTGGGAGGATCAGGGCTATCAGTGGTATGCCGGTATTTGA
- a CDS encoding Glutathione S-transferase has product MSTSPVTFFHAPNSRSAATRALLEELGVPFDMVSLDLKRNEQRSPEYLAINPMGKVPAIRHEGALVTEQPAIMLYLADLYPEKHLAPAIDDPLRGPYLRWMVFYGSCFEPAIMDFSAKREPMPAMQCGYGDYDSVMHVFAEQLSTGPWLLGERFTAADVLWGGALNFALMFKLVPDWPVFRAYAERVQSRPAIRRARELDEALAREQEEALAA; this is encoded by the coding sequence ATGTCCACGTCCCCCGTCACTTTCTTCCACGCCCCGAACAGCCGCTCCGCCGCCACACGCGCCCTGTTGGAGGAGCTCGGCGTGCCTTTCGACATGGTCTCGCTGGACCTGAAGCGCAACGAGCAACGCTCGCCCGAATACCTCGCGATCAATCCGATGGGCAAGGTGCCGGCGATCCGCCACGAGGGCGCACTGGTCACCGAGCAGCCGGCGATCATGCTGTACCTCGCCGATCTCTATCCGGAAAAACATCTCGCGCCGGCGATCGATGATCCTCTGCGTGGGCCGTACCTGCGCTGGATGGTGTTCTACGGTTCCTGCTTCGAGCCGGCGATCATGGATTTTTCGGCGAAGCGCGAACCGATGCCGGCGATGCAATGCGGCTACGGCGATTACGACAGCGTGATGCACGTGTTCGCGGAACAACTGTCCACAGGCCCGTGGCTGCTGGGCGAGCGCTTCACCGCCGCCGACGTGTTGTGGGGCGGCGCGCTGAACTTCGCGCTGATGTTCAAGCTGGTGCCGGATTGGCCGGTGTTCCGGGCTTATGCCGAGCGCGTGCAGTCGCGGCCGGCGATCCGCCGCGCCCGCGAGCTGGATGAAGCGCTGGCACGGGAGCAGGAAGAAGCCTTGGCGGCGTGA
- a CDS encoding TVP38/TMEM64 family protein, with protein MLESMSSRELWRWLLRGVLVVVAVGAVTLFFVSGAQNHLNFETLQRSRAWLAAMQAAHPWRLAFTFLGVLIAVVLLSLPLLTVMTLAAGAIFGLFEGTVLMSFGSAIGAVLVMLASRFVFKDALRRRFAHRLHKVDAGIERDGAFYLLNIRLVPIFPFFLVNLLMGLTHMRVWTFYWVTQLGMLAGTAVYVNAGTRVAQAHSARELVSLPMIVSLALLAVLPFASRWIIKRARHWRHERRWHHKA; from the coding sequence ATGCTGGAAAGCATGTCGTCGCGTGAACTCTGGCGGTGGTTGCTGCGTGGCGTGCTGGTCGTCGTTGCCGTCGGCGCGGTGACGCTTTTTTTCGTTTCCGGCGCGCAGAATCACCTCAACTTCGAGACGCTGCAGCGCAGCCGCGCATGGCTCGCCGCCATGCAGGCCGCGCATCCTTGGCGGCTGGCGTTCACCTTCCTCGGAGTGCTGATCGCGGTGGTGCTGTTGTCGCTGCCGCTGCTGACGGTGATGACGCTGGCGGCGGGCGCGATCTTCGGCTTGTTCGAGGGCACCGTGCTGATGTCGTTCGGTTCCGCGATCGGCGCGGTGCTGGTGATGCTGGCGTCGCGCTTCGTGTTCAAGGACGCGTTGCGCCGCCGCTTTGCGCACCGGCTGCACAAGGTCGACGCCGGCATAGAACGCGACGGCGCGTTCTATCTGTTGAATATCCGGCTGGTGCCGATCTTCCCGTTCTTCCTCGTCAACCTGCTGATGGGCCTGACCCACATGCGGGTGTGGACGTTCTACTGGGTGACGCAGCTCGGCATGCTGGCCGGCACCGCGGTGTACGTGAACGCCGGCACGCGCGTCGCACAAGCGCACAGCGCGCGCGAACTGGTGTCGCTGCCGATGATCGTTTCACTGGCGCTGCTGGCGGTGCTGCCGTTCGCGTCACGCTGGATCATCAAGCGGGCGAGGCATTGGCGGCACGAGCGGCGCTGGCACCACAAAGCTTGA
- a CDS encoding Fructose-1,6-bisphosphatase, type I, translating into MQSISLTQHLIEEQRRHGAINADLRLLIEVVARACKRISIAVGKGALGGVLGEAGTGNVQGEAQKKLDVISNEILLEANAWGGHLAACASEEMADPYPIPDAYPKGNYLLLFDPLDGSSNIDVNISVGTIFSVLRCPEGVTQPTEKDFLQAGTQQVAAGYCVYGPSTLLVLTTGHGVNVFTLDREQGSFRLTRANAHIPEDTSEFAVNMSNQRFWEAPMQRYVADLLAGKAGPRGRDFNMRWVASMVADVHRILTRGGIFIYPLDEKVKSKGGKLRLMYEANPMAFIVEQAGGAATTGRSRILDVQPTQLHQRVPVFLGSRHEVETATQYHLDAGRSA; encoded by the coding sequence ATGCAATCGATATCGTTGACTCAGCATTTGATCGAGGAACAGCGCCGCCACGGCGCCATCAACGCCGACCTGCGCTTGCTGATCGAAGTGGTCGCGCGCGCCTGCAAGCGCATCTCGATCGCGGTCGGCAAGGGCGCGCTGGGCGGCGTGCTGGGTGAAGCCGGCACCGGCAACGTGCAGGGCGAGGCGCAGAAGAAGCTCGACGTGATTTCCAACGAGATTCTTCTGGAAGCGAATGCCTGGGGCGGACACCTGGCGGCCTGCGCGTCCGAGGAAATGGCCGATCCGTATCCGATCCCGGACGCGTATCCGAAGGGCAATTACCTCTTGCTGTTCGATCCGCTCGACGGCTCCAGCAATATCGACGTGAACATTTCGGTGGGCACGATCTTCTCGGTGCTGCGTTGCCCGGAAGGCGTGACGCAGCCGACCGAAAAGGATTTCCTGCAAGCGGGCACGCAACAGGTCGCGGCCGGTTATTGCGTGTACGGCCCTTCGACATTGCTGGTGCTGACCACCGGCCACGGCGTCAACGTGTTCACGCTGGACCGCGAACAAGGCAGCTTCCGGTTGACGCGCGCCAACGCGCACATTCCGGAAGACACCTCCGAGTTCGCCGTCAACATGTCCAACCAGCGTTTCTGGGAAGCGCCGATGCAGCGTTACGTCGCGGACCTGCTGGCCGGCAAGGCCGGCCCGCGTGGACGCGATTTCAACATGCGCTGGGTCGCGTCGATGGTGGCCGACGTGCACCGCATCCTCACGCGCGGCGGCATCTTCATCTACCCGCTCGACGAGAAGGTGAAGTCGAAGGGCGGCAAGCTGCGCCTGATGTACGAGGCCAACCCGATGGCCTTCATCGTCGAGCAGGCCGGCGGCGCCGCGACCACCGGGCGTTCACGCATCCTCGATGTGCAACCGACGCAACTGCACCAGCGCGTGCCGGTGTTCCTGGGTTCGAGGCACGAAGTCGAGACGGCGACGCAGTACCACCTCGACGCCGGTCGCTCTGCCTGA